One window of Pyrus communis chromosome 12, drPyrComm1.1, whole genome shotgun sequence genomic DNA carries:
- the LOC137710803 gene encoding protein ACTIVITY OF BC1 COMPLEX KINASE 3, chloroplastic, with protein sequence MIVSVAVGQPLTLWRSCGCRAASREKDSASVYQRRSSMRVRVRSARSVLAEAEARPATPALKVQIYRGGGDRMDDLQAEARALARAANASIYSPELLVGKYGSRPVKVIRRTLEILISLGSFGLKLLVDQRNGVIDQNKRLRAAELRTIFTRLGPTFVKLGQALSTRPDICPPEYLEELSELQDALPTFPDAEAFSCIERELELPLDSVFSCISPSPIAAASLGQVYKAHLKYSGQVVAVKVQRPGIEEAIGLDFYLIRGLGFFINKYVDVITTDVIALIDEFARRVYQELNYVQEGQNARRFKKLYADKAEVLVPDIFWDYTSKKVLTMEWVDGVKLNEQAAIERQGLKVLDLVNTGIQCSLRQLLEYGYFHADPHPGNLLATTDGKLAFLDFGMMSETPEEARFAIIGHVVHLVNRDYEAMARDYYALDFLSPDVDVSPIVPALRNFFDDVLNLTVSELNFKTLVDGLGAVLYQYPFNVPAYYALILRSLTVLEGLALNADPNFKVLAASYPYFAKRLLTDPNPYLRDALIELLFKDGKLRWNRLENLLVQGRKDKDFSAKDALQPVLKLILGSDGEELRTLVIKEAVRVTEAFVWGTFIDTYNYMPNFMRAAIANGNANGPLVMSIAEQESMIELRDQVLRIWGLLQSSENFDPALLQPILQVLQQPEARNLGGRVVGGITQRLAARLLQQVLRVPTTVSALTL encoded by the exons ATGATTGTCTCCGTCGCCGTTGGTCAGCCGTTAACTTTGTGGCGGTCTTGTGGCTGTAGAGCGGCGTCAAGGGAAAAGGATAGCGCATCTGTTTACCAAAGGAGAAGTAGCATGAGAGTTAGAGTAAGATCAGCGCGGTCAGTTCTGGCAGAGGCTGAGGCGAGACCAGCAACACCTGCGCTGAAAGTGCAGATCTATCGGGGAGGCGGGGATCGAATGGACGACCTTCAGGCGGAGGCAAGGGCCCTTGCACGTGCTGCAAATGCCTCCATTTACAGCCCCGAACTGCTTGTCGGCAAGTACGGCTCTCGCCCAGTCaag GTAATTCGGAGGACTCTTGAAATTTTGATATCGCTGGGTTCATTTGGGTTAAAGCTGTTGGTGGACCAAAGGAATGGCGTGATCGATCAGAACAAACGACTGCGTGCTGCCGAGCTCAGGACAATTTTCACTCGTTTGGGACCTACGTTTGTCAAATTAGGTCAGGCCTTGTCCACAAGGCCTGACATTTGCCCACCCGAGTATCTGGAGGAGCTCTCTGAGCTTCAGGATGCTTTGCCCACATTTCCAGATGCAGAAGCATTTTCCTGCATCGAAAGGGAATTGGAATTGCCACTCGACTCCGTTTTCTCATGCATATCTCCATCCCCAATTGCGGCAGCTAGTTTAGGTCAAGTCTACAAAGCTCATCTCAAGTACTCTGGGCAGGTTGTTGCTGTAAAGGTGCAACGTCCGGGCATTGAAGAAGCGATAGGACTTGACTTCTATCTCATAAGAGGTCTAGgatttttcataaataaatatgttGACGTCATAACCACTGATGTTATAGCACTTATTGATGAATTTGCACGCAGAGTCTATCAAGAGCTGAACTATGTTCAG GAGGGACAAAATGCGAGGAGGTTTAAGAAATTGTATGCTGACAAGGCAGAGGTTCTGGTCCCAGACATTTTCTGGGATTATACCAGCAAAAAAGTGTTGACAATGGAGTGGGTAGATGGAGTTAAATTAAACGAGCAGGCTGCAATTGAGAGACAAGGGTTGAAAGTATTGGATCTCGTGAACACTGGCATACAGTGCAGCCTCAGACAACTACTTGAGTATGGATATTTTCATGCAGATCCTCATCCTGGTAATCTGTTGGCAACAACTGATGGAAAGCTTGCGTTTCTTGATTTTGGAATGATGAGTGAGACGCCAGAAGAAGCTAGATTTGCTATCATCGGTCATGTTGTTCACTTGGTTAATCGGGATTATGAAGCTATGGCCCGTGACTACTATGCTCTAGATTTCTTGTCACCTGATGTAGACGTTTCTCCAATTGTACCGGCACTTCGTAACTTCTTTGATGATGTGCTTAATTTAACTGTGAGTGAACTTAATTTCAAGACACTGGTGGACGGTTTAGGTGCTGTCTTGTATCAATATCCATTCAATG TCCCAGCTTATTATGCATTGATATTAAGGTCACTTACCGTACTAGAAGGTCTAGCCCTTAATGCTGATCCTAATTTCAAGGTGCTGGCTGCTTCATACCCGTATTTCGCTAAAAGACTTCTCACGGATCCAAACCCATATCTCAGAGATGCTCTGATTGAGTTGCTTTTTAAGGATGGGAAGCTTAG GTGGAACCGACTTGAAAACCTGTTGGTTCAGGGAAGAAAAGATAAAGATTTCTCTGCAAAAGATGCTTTACAACCTGTATTGAAGTTAATATTGGGGTCAGATGGTGAAGAACTCCGAACTTTAGTTATTAAGGAGGCTGTTCGTGTCACTGAAGCTTTTGTTTGGGGTACATTTATTGATACCTACAATTATATGCCCAATTTTATGAGAGCTGCAATTGCTAATGGCAATGCTAATGGACCACTTGTAATGAGCATTGCTGAACAAGAAAGCATGATTGAGCTCCGAGATCAAGTACTCCGGATTTGGGGACTTCTACAGTCCTCAGAAAATTTTGATCCAGCGCTTTTGCAGCCCATTTTACAA GTCCTTCAACAACCTGAGGCACGGAACCTGGGGGGGCGTGTTGTAGGCGGAATCACCCAACGTCTTGCAGCACGGTTGCTGCAACAAGTACTTCGAGT